The following are encoded together in the Hemicordylus capensis ecotype Gifberg chromosome 4, rHemCap1.1.pri, whole genome shotgun sequence genome:
- the HBEGF gene encoding proheparin-binding EGF-like growth factor, translated as MKGLLVLSSVLLAAVCSIVVNGEGLEVLQNEVHHQKGTEDLAITQLLPARDTLEQEGERDEGAVSLGDNLSELPRVAFLSKPQDPVTPKKEGKGKKRKKGQGRKRDPCLRRYKEYCIHGECKYIKGLKTPSCICQLGYHGERCHALSLPLENPSRSYDHTTVLAVTAVVLSSLCLMIIAVLLVFRCHKKGVYDVENEEKVKLGVTVNH; from the exons ATGAAGGGGCTGCTGGTGCTCTCGAGCGTCCTCCTGGCGGCAG TTTGCTCCATCGTGGTGAATGGTGAAGGGCTTGAAGTGCTCCAAAATGAAGTTCATCACCAAAAGGGGACAGAAGATCTTGCGATTACACAGTTGCTTCCAGCCAGGGATACTTTGGagcaagaaggagagagagatgaaggTGCCGTGTCCTTGGGGGATAACTTGAGTGAACTCCCTAGAG TTGCTTTCCTGTCCAAGCCACAAGATCCTGTGACTCcaaagaaagaagggaaagggaaaaagaggaagaaggggCAAGGAAGAAAAAGAGATCCTTGCCTGCGAAGATACAAGGAATATTGTATTCATGGAGAGTGCAAATATATCAAAGGACTTAAAACTCCATCTTGCAT ATGCCAACTTGGATATCATGGGGAGCGATGTCATGCCCTTAGTCTTCCATTGGAAAACCCTTCCCGCAGCTATGACCACACAACTGTACTGGCTGTTACAGCAGTGGTGTTATCATCCTTGTGCCTTATGATCATTGCTGTATTGCTGGTGTTCAG ATGTCACAAAAAAGGAGTATATGATGTAGAAAATGAAGAGAAGGTTAAACTGGGTGTTACTGTCAACCACTGA